The region TATTTAACTCTGGCATAGCATAGAGCAGGGGAGGAAGGGAGTCAAGGGTTTGGAAAATCGAGGCGGCTTAAATCCCTTTGCTCGGGCAGAGTGTTTGTACACAGCGTTTTTGGGTGTAGAATAATGGTAGAGAATAGTCCGAATCGGATGGTCTAATCCTGTTAGAGGAGGTACGCCATGAAGGCTACGGAGTCAGTAATAGCGGAATTCCTGGGATTGCATAACAGGTATAAAAAAGCAGATGAGCGGATGTTGATGCTGCAGGACGCCGCCGTTGAAGGAATGCGTAAAATCGGAGTGGGATGTATTACCGAGAAATCCAGGGAAGAGTTCGTCGCTTTGAAGAAGGAAATCGAGTCCGCTCTGTCCAGAATGAAAGAGATTTGTTCGTCTGTAGACTAGCGCACAATTCTGGCTAGGTAGAGGCAATTCTCAACGTCGTAGGAGACAATTTCTCGGGGGCGAGCGTGGTATAAAGATGGGTGGAAACCACATCCACCCATCTTTACCAAGCCTTTAATGACCTATTCTATGATAATGCGCCACTCGCCGTCGCCGATCTGGCTTACCTCAGGCACTTTGTAACCCAGTTTGCGCGCCACGTCCGGCACATCCGTAGCGGCTGACGGGCAATCCACCAGCAGGGAGATGCGCTTCTGCCTGCCGGCCATCTTTTTCAAAAGCGGCTCCAGCATGTACTTGGGGTAGGGGCACATCCAGCCCCTGATATCCACCGAGTAGCTTCCGTCCTGTTGCTTGACAGCAGTTAATGCGCTCATCGCTTTTTAGCCTCCAACCATGTCAGAAATGTGTAAAAGGCAGCCAGCGTCAATGCGGCAGCCGCCAGCGCGCCGCCCCACCCCAACGCCGTTGGGAGAAAAACCTTGCCCAGCCCTCCGGCGTTTGAACTATATATCCAGCCCTGGCCCACCTGGTGACCGTAGAGCAGCACCCAGGAGCCGGCGGTTAGCATTCCCCCGAGTATGGCAAACCAGTGGCGCACATAGCCTTCCGCGCTGCGCCACAGGACCCCGACGCCGCAACCCCCGGCAATGACCATGCCGATACCGAAAACAAAACCGCCCGCGATATTATGCAGCCCGGCTGGGAACACGAAGTGGTCGGCCGGGATGAAACCCTTGAACTTGAGGATTGAGAAACCCACCATACCCACCGCCAGGCTGACCAGAATCCAGCGCAGAACGCGGGTGTCTTTGGTGGTAAATACGTCACGGAAGGCAGCCGCAAAACACAACCTGGAGCGCTGGAAGATGATTCCGAATGCGGCTCCGAAGAGTAACAGAATTCCGAAATTCGGCTTATTCAAGCTGGCATAGACGGCTACAGCCACAAACAGCAAGGCAATCACAACCCACCCGATAATGGGCTGGCGGGAGGTATAGGCTTTTTCTGCTGCCGGCCTGGCCGGTTCCTCTTTTATTGTGATGCCGGATATGGCGCGTTTGGCCTGCCACATCAGTATGCGGGCGCCCACAAAGCCGCCCAACAACAAGCCGATAGCCATGAGAAAGCCGCTGAGGGACAGGGCCATAATAGCCGTGCCGAAACCGCCCACATTGCATGGGGGTGTCAAAACGGTTCCCCAGCCCATCAGTGAGCCTCCTAAAAATCCCTGCGCATAGCCGCGCCAGCTGTCAGTGCGCAATTTGAACTCGCGCGAGAGGAGCGCGGCGCCGAGGACGCCGAAAACAATGCCGAAGTTTATCATGCTGTGCGAGTCGTTCAATATCGGCGTTACCGGATACGCGGCGAAAGGAGCCTGCGTCTTGATGCCGATGGCATTGAGCAGGGAAGCCCCCCACATGGAAATCTGGGGGAAGACACCCAGGCCGCGGGCATAAGCCGCCATTAAAATATTGGTAATGGCATAGGCTAACGCTCCGGCCCAAACCGGCCAGACTTTCTTAAACAGGGGGACGTAAAGGTTTTCCTTGATGCTTCTGAAAACTGCGGCAGCTGTTCCCATGAAACCTCCCCTTCAAATATTTAATAGTAGTCATAAGATACTATTATGGCGCTCATGATAGCATCTCTTCTTTTTGGTGTCAATAGGTGAGACACGATTGAGGAGTAGTTTATTCGGAATAATTATTGACAATGCCGTACCATAAAGTTACGATGAATAGTTAATGATATTCAGCTACTACAAAGGGGGTACGCGACCATGACAGTAGTGATGGAATCCCGGAGCGCTACCGGAACTCAGGGAAGCGTTGTCCTGCGCACCACCGGCCTCAGCAAGAGTTTCGGAAAGCTGGAAGCGGTGAAAAATCTGAACCTGGAGCTGCGGCGGGGTGAGGTGTTCGGTTTCCTGGGGCCCAACGGCGCTGGGAAGACCACCACCGTCGGCATGATTCTAGGGCTTATTACCCCTACCACCGGCAGCATCGAGCTCTTCGGAGTGAAGCAGGACGGCAACCGCTGGGCCGCCCTCAGGCGCATAGGAGCCATCGTCGAAGAACCGGCTTTCTACCCTTACCTGTCCGGATGGGACAACCTGCAGGTGCTGGCCGAGTCTATCGGTGGCATCCAGAAGAGCAAAATAACCGAGGTGCTAGAGCGGGTAAACCTGTTAGACCGTGCCAAAGACCAGTACGGCCACTACTCCATGGGCATGAAGCAGCGGCTGGGCATCGCCTCCACACTGCTGCGCGACCCGGAACTCATCATACTGGACGAGCCGACCAACGGGCTGGACCCGGCAGGCACCAAGGAGATACGCGACCTCATACCCAGGCTGGCGCACGAGCGCCGGGCTATCATGCTTTGCAGCCACCTGCTGCACGAGGTCGAGATGGTCTGTCAAAATGTCGCCATCATCAAGCAGGGAACGGTCATCGCCAACGCCCCCATAAAAGAGCTGCTTTCGCGCGGCAACCAGCTGCAAATCAGGGTTCAAAATGTGGAACAGGCGGCGGCCATACTGAGCGCTCTACCCTGGGTCAAGTCGGTGAAAAGAGAGGGTGATTACCTGATGATAGACGTTCCCCCTGACCGAGGCGCCAGCGTCAACCAAGCGCTGGCGGAGAAGGGTGTTTTCGTGTCGGAGTTGATAAACAGTACCCACAGCCTGGAAAACGTCTTCCTGCAGCTTACCGGAGGTGCGAGCGGTGACTAAGACTTCTACAGCAAAAAGCGGGACGCCTTTCTCAGGACTCGGCCGGATGATAGGGGCGGAGCTCTTCAAGCTGCGCAAGCGCACCATGACCGGGGTGTTGATAATTATCCTCGTCGGCATTATAGCACTGGTGAATTTTCTCCTGCTGGCCATATCCAAGGTTGATTTGCCTGGCGGCGGACCGGGCATGGGCAATATACAGGACCTGCTGGGGCTGCCCGCGGCCATTCCCTTTGCGCTGTCCATCATATCATCGTTCGGCAGCGTGCTGGCAATCATCCTGACGGCAAGCTCCGTGGGCAACGAGTACAACTGGCGTACCATACGCACGGCTCTCATATCGAGCGAGAGCCGCTTCAAGTTCCTCACCGCCAAGCTGATTTCGCTGGCCATTCTCGTACTTGCCGGCATGCTGATAGGGGTTGTCACTGGCTTCATCATAGGCCTGATTACCACGGCTATCGGTGGCTACACCTTCAACTTCAGCTTTGCCACCGGCTCTTACTTCTGGGAACAATTCCTGCAGTTCTGGCGCACCTTCTTCGTGATTACACCCTACGCCCTGCTGGGTTTCCTCATGGCCATCGTGGGCCGCTCCGCCATGCCGGGCATCGCCACCGGTATCGGCGTGTTTTTCCTAGAGGGCGTCATCACCATGTTCATGAGCCTGGCCGGGGGCTGGATAGCCAAGGTGCCGGACTACCTGCTGACCGCCAATGTGAATGCCATTACCGCCCTGAACAATCTCCCCCAGGGCTTCCATCCGGGAAACGGTGCCGGTGCCACAGGGGCGCTGCCGAGTATCCCTCATGCCTTCATTACGCTGGGTATCTACGCTTTAGTGTTCTTGGTGCTGGGTTATTATTTGTTCCGGAAGAGGGATGTAACTGGGTAACAGGGGATACTTACGCAGCGATAAATGCTAAATTAACGACAATTCGACTTTTTGGGCGTCGTCTAGAGGTAACGCAGAGCAACGCTCTATCCGATGCTCACGTGTGGTAATGGATCCTTTTATGCTGAAAAATCCCATGTCTTTCAAGATTATTGGGGCTGCGTGATGCAGTGGTCTGCTAGATTTTTAGAGCCTGCATCACTTCACCGACACAGCATTCTTGGACAATTAGCAAATTTAGTATGCTAAACAAGGAAGCATGATTATCGCTAAAGACTCTTGAAAGTAACCGTGTATTTGAGGTTTTGCTGTACAAACCAATCCAGAACTTTTCCGCCGACTTCAGCATAAGGATACATCAAGTAGTTGAGCGGGGTACCCGCTTGCGCTGGGACGAGAACAAGATCTCTTCCAGAATAAAAATCCAGGTATGTCTCTGTTTGATTACCGAAATAATAATGGCGGAATTTTATTACTTCGGGATTATCCAGTTCGCAGCCATTATTCAGCATATATTTTCTAACATCTGAAGGGTCGACTGGTACCCAGCCATACCTCGGAATGTAGAATTCAGCGCGACAATGATAGGCGGAGGTTATATCTCCGTCATTAGCCATGCGGATACCGAAAATCTCGCGGGCAGGAACTCCAACGCTTCTAGCCATTGCTACGAAAACAGAGGAGATATCGGTGCATTTGCCCTCTTGGGACTTAAGAAGTGCTTCTACATCTCCTACACCGCAGCCAACTATGTTAGGATCGCGTTGGAAATTCTCTATAATCCAATCGTATATCGCAGTTGCTTTCCCCAGAACAGTAGTTTTCCCCTTGGTTACCTTAAGAGCGGTATCTTTAACGTCTCCTGTGGTTGGGCTCAAGCTGGTTGGTAATAGGTATTGCTCTAATTCTACAGGGATCTCTCCGGAGTAATCCTGAAAATCCTTCATTAGGATTTCTTCTCTTGTTACTTTAAAGGAATAGCTGATTGTTGCCTGTACACAGGGTTGTAACCACTCGGCATATAGCATTATGCTGCCGGATTGTGGCTCCCTGTATACCTCAGCATTGTTGTAATTACCACTGAGATGGACATCTTCGATTAGTTGGTATTCATTAGACGTGGGGTATGGTAACCATAACTTAGTGTCTTTTCCTGCCTCTGGTGTAATACTCAAATCAAAGGTAACCACTCCCACTTTTTGCTTCGGTGCCTGTTCTTCAGTAGAACTATATTTGGGGGCAGCCCCCTGGCAAGAGGAAAGAATTAACGTTAATGCCATAAAAGCCGACAAAATAGTAATTATCCGCCATTTATGAACCAGTATATTTTTTGCTTTTTCCATCTGCCTCTCCCATCGCCTTTTTATTAATTTACCATCATGTTAGTTAATGGTGATTATAAGACAATATTATAATATGTCTCTTCGTGTTTTGTCAAGCGCGGGGTAGTTTTGGCTGTCGTGGCCAGTACTCCTGGCCGTATAACCTCAAGACATTTAAGGCAAGCATCCTGATGTTTAGGCAACTAAAAAAAGACTCTTTTGGGTTCATCCCTGCCTCCAATATATTGTCAATCGTTTGACGCTTGCGCCTTTTTCATGACATACTATATAGTCGTTTCGGACAATAAACCTGGAATCCGCAAACGAATCACCTCCGGAGTCATGATGAGCGAAGCCAAAACACCTTTAGTCTCGGCTATATTGCTGGCCGCCGGCAAATCGGAGCGCATGGGGCTGAACAAGCTCCTGCTGCCTTTCGGCGGCCGCACGGTCATCCAGCGCACGCTGGATAGCCTGCTGGCCTCGCGCGCGGGAGAGGTCATCGTCGTTTTGGGCTCCAAGTCCCAGGAGATAAATGCCTCCATCGGCAGTCGCCGGGCGCGGTCGGTGCTCAACCCCAATTTCGCCAAAGGTATGAGCACCTCTTTAATAACCGGCCTGGGCGTGATGAGCAGCCGGGCAAAATTCGTTATCGTGGCGCTGGGCGACCAGCCGCTTATCACCCCTCGCGTTTATAACCAGCTCATCGAAGCGGCGCAGAACTCGGAAAAGGGCATCATTGTCCCGACTTGTAAAGGCGAGCGCGGCAACCCCATCGTCATCTCGACGCGCTACCGCGCCGAACTCCTCAAACAGAAAGGCGACATCGGCGGGCGCGAGCTGCTGAAAGCCTACCCCGACGAAGTGCTTGAAGTGCCCGTTGACTGCGAGGGCGTGGTGGTCAATATCAATACCAGAGAGGAATACGAGAAGAGACTAAAAGGACTTTAAGACGATAAATACGAAATTCGAATATCCAAATCCTAAATAAGCCCAAAATTAAAATATCAAAATACCAAACACTGGCAGGAGGTCTCTAAAATGCTCAAGAAGATACACGTGGAACAGGCCGTCGGCATGACGCTGGGCCACGATATGACACGCGTGATACCCGGCAAGTGCAAGGAGGTGGCCTTCGCGCGCGGGCACGTCATCAGGCGCGAGGATATCCCCGAGTTTCTCAAAATCGGCAAGGAGCATATCTACGTCATCGAGGGGCAGGACACCGACGTCCATGAGGAAGATGCCGCCAGGCGGCTGGCGGCGGCCTTCGCCGGACCCGAGTTCAGCCTTTCCGGCGTCAAGGAAGGGCGCATCAACCTGGCGGCCACTTTCCCCGGCGTTTTCAAGGTCAACATTCCTTTACTCAACGAGGTCAACTCTATTGACGGCGTGGTGCTGTCCACCAGGCATAACAATACCGTCTGCACACCCGATATGGTGCTGGCGGGAACCAAAATTATTCCGCTCTACATGCCCGAAGCCGACCTGCGCAAAGTGGAAAACCTCTGCCGCAAGAAGGGCAAGGTGATAAAAGTTCTGCCGTTCATCCTCAAGAAAGTGGGAGTGGTGGTCACCGGCAGCGAGGTGTACAAAGGGCTGGTTCAGGACAAATTCACTGATACTATAAAGCGCAAGGTGGAAGCGCTTGGCGCGCAAGTA is a window of Dehalococcoidia bacterium DNA encoding:
- a CDS encoding transglutaminase — protein: MEKAKNILVHKWRIITILSAFMALTLILSSCQGAAPKYSSTEEQAPKQKVGVVTFDLSITPEAGKDTKLWLPYPTSNEYQLIEDVHLSGNYNNAEVYREPQSGSIMLYAEWLQPCVQATISYSFKVTREEILMKDFQDYSGEIPVELEQYLLPTSLSPTTGDVKDTALKVTKGKTTVLGKATAIYDWIIENFQRDPNIVGCGVGDVEALLKSQEGKCTDISSVFVAMARSVGVPAREIFGIRMANDGDITSAYHCRAEFYIPRYGWVPVDPSDVRKYMLNNGCELDNPEVIKFRHYYFGNQTETYLDFYSGRDLVLVPAQAGTPLNYLMYPYAEVGGKVLDWFVQQNLKYTVTFKSL
- a CDS encoding nucleotidyltransferase family protein translates to MTYYIVVSDNKPGIRKRITSGVMMSEAKTPLVSAILLAAGKSERMGLNKLLLPFGGRTVIQRTLDSLLASRAGEVIVVLGSKSQEINASIGSRRARSVLNPNFAKGMSTSLITGLGVMSSRAKFVIVALGDQPLITPRVYNQLIEAAQNSEKGIIVPTCKGERGNPIVISTRYRAELLKQKGDIGGRELLKAYPDEVLEVPVDCEGVVVNINTREEYEKRLKGL
- a CDS encoding sulfurtransferase TusA family protein is translated as MSALTAVKQQDGSYSVDIRGWMCPYPKYMLEPLLKKMAGRQKRISLLVDCPSAATDVPDVARKLGYKVPEVSQIGDGEWRIIIE
- a CDS encoding ABC transporter ATP-binding protein — protein: MESRSATGTQGSVVLRTTGLSKSFGKLEAVKNLNLELRRGEVFGFLGPNGAGKTTTVGMILGLITPTTGSIELFGVKQDGNRWAALRRIGAIVEEPAFYPYLSGWDNLQVLAESIGGIQKSKITEVLERVNLLDRAKDQYGHYSMGMKQRLGIASTLLRDPELIILDEPTNGLDPAGTKEIRDLIPRLAHERRAIMLCSHLLHEVEMVCQNVAIIKQGTVIANAPIKELLSRGNQLQIRVQNVEQAAAILSALPWVKSVKREGDYLMIDVPPDRGASVNQALAEKGVFVSELINSTHSLENVFLQLTGGASGD
- a CDS encoding molybdopterin-binding protein, which encodes MLKKIHVEQAVGMTLGHDMTRVIPGKCKEVAFARGHVIRREDIPEFLKIGKEHIYVIEGQDTDVHEEDAARRLAAAFAGPEFSLSGVKEGRINLAATFPGVFKVNIPLLNEVNSIDGVVLSTRHNNTVCTPDMVLAGTKIIPLYMPEADLRKVENLCRKKGKVIKVLPFILKKVGVVVTGSEVYKGLVQDKFTDTIKRKVEALGAQVVHSVVVPDDEKMIADAILDMKSRGCEMIFACGGFSVDPDDVTVEGVEQSGAKIIAYGAPVMPGSMCLVGDLGGIPVLGAPACAIWNKATVVEVFLSRMLAGEKITRAEVAEMGHGGLCLNCEPCNYPLCPFCK